Below is a window of Desmonostoc muscorum LEGE 12446 DNA.
GACCGAGGGATCGCCTCCTTCTATTACCACTGCATAACCCGAAGTAATTGCTGGAACAACTAATTCTGGATCGATAACTCCAGTTGACCAAGCAGGAAACAATATTGAGTCCATATCGGCAACTTTCTGAGCAATATAAGCAATGTTTTTGGAAGCCCGAACTTCTTCGCCAAGAGTATTAACGCCCACATGTTCCCACGGCTCAATAATAATCACCGAATTGCGTAATAAATTCGGATGCAACAACAGAAACTCCAAGTCTGCCCGAGAATTAATCACCTTTTCTAATGGCTTTCCATGTCCCCATTCAAAAATGTCATTAAGAGCAACAATTTCTTTTTCAGAAAATGGATCAATAGAGGTTCTATCTGCTAAAAAACGACCCAGTAAAATATGTGCAGATTCAAAATCTGTGTAGCCTTCATGTAAATAACGGGACTTAAACAAAACAGGAAAGGGAAAAAGAGTATAATGCTTAACTAGCATAGCTTTCACGTTAAAAAAAGCTCATGAAAGAAACTACCCCCGCAGCCATGCCTCCATGCTTTGAAAGATGGTGTCAGCGATTTGATGATGTGTTTACTCATAAGGCTCAAAAAAGAGAGTTTAGACACTATGTAGGGGGATTATTGGGTGAAAGTGAGAGAAAAAACTTATTTCAGATAGCAGAGAATGCTGTAGGGGTGACTTACCACCGATTACATCACTTTTTAACCGAAGCACCTTGGTCTAGTTCCCAAGTTAACGAACGGCGCTTAGAGATCATAAATAAATGTAGTCAGACAAGAATCAGTAGAGGTTTTAGCCTCATAATTGATGATTCTGGACATAGAAAAAGCGGTAATTTTACGGATGGAGTAGGAAGACAGTATATCGGAGAAATTGGCAAAACAGAGAATGGGATAGTAGTAGTAACAACACATTTATATGATGGACGAAAAAGCTTACCGTTAGATATAGAGCTATATCAGCACGCTGATTCATTACCTGAAGGGAAACAAGACTCAGAATTTGAGAAGAAACCGGAATTAGCAATTAAATTAATAGACCAGACTTTAAACCGTGGCTATCAGCCAGGAATAGTAATTGTAGATGCTGGCTACGGCAACAACACATCCTTTTTATTAAAGTTAGAAAATCGTCAATTAAAGTATTTAGGAGGATTAGCTAAAAATCGCAAAGTAATTCTCAATCTGGAAGATAATATTCAACAAACAATTAGGCTAGATGAATTAGCACAATGCCTACCTAAAGAGGCTTTTACAGAAACTAAACTCAACTTAGATAAAGCCAAAACATTATGGGTAGTAACTAAAGAAGTAGAAATAACAGGTCTAAGTGGAAAGCGAAATATTGCTATCGTCATGAACGCTGCGACTTTCACGGATGCCACTGATATTGACTATTTCATCACTAATTTTTCTTCATCAATTATTACACCACAATGGATAGTTGACACTTACAGTTCCAGAAATTGGGTAGAAGTTTTTTATCGAGAGGCTAAGGGTTGGTTAGGGCTAAAAGAATATCAAGTCCGAGATAAAAGAAGTCTACTTCGACATTTTATCTTAGTTTTTTGTGCATATACTTTTATTCTTTGGCATAAGTTGACTGGGGGATTAAGACGAAGGTGGGCTAACAAACCTTTGAATACTTTTACTGAAGCTTTAGAAGCGTTTAGAACAGCTATGTCTTATCGATTTTTTGATTGGTTGACTCTCAACCGTGACGTATTTGCTGCTTACAAAGCTAGTTTGGGCTTTATTTGGGCTTAATTTTTGTTTAAGTCCCGATAACCAGGAATTAATCGCCAGTCATTTGTAGTTTGAATTTTCTCGAAGTTCTGATCTGGATTCATTTTTACTCTCAGAATGGGAAATCAAAACTTATCTTCTCATGAGATTTCCGAGTCTGATAGTTACGTCTTTAAGAGCGATCGCCTCACCCAACCGTCGACTATAAATTGATACAGAGAGTAGGGAGTAATGTAGTTATATTTCTTCAAAAGCGCTGTAAAATAATTAGTAAAGGGGATAGATGACATTCGCTTACCGCAAAGCACCCATCCCCGAATAGCTGCCCAGATCATGAAACCTGGAATCCTATAGTCCGGTATCTAATAATCCCAGTATCGGCCGAGATATGTTGATTGTCACCCGGATAGATACTGATTTATCAGATATCTATCATGGGGCATAGGGCATTGATTATTTCTCCGTCACTCCCTCATCTCCCTCATCTCCCTCATCTCCCTCATCTCCCCCATCTCCCTCATCTCCCTCATCCCCGCGTCCCCCCATCGCCAACAATGCTGTGCCATAAGCAGCTTCGGTATATGTTGAGGCGATGACAGGCACTTTTAAATACCCCCCACGAATAGCAGTCCAAGTGTCATTTGCTGCGC
It encodes the following:
- a CDS encoding IS701 family transposase, which produces MKETTPAAMPPCFERWCQRFDDVFTHKAQKREFRHYVGGLLGESERKNLFQIAENAVGVTYHRLHHFLTEAPWSSSQVNERRLEIINKCSQTRISRGFSLIIDDSGHRKSGNFTDGVGRQYIGEIGKTENGIVVVTTHLYDGRKSLPLDIELYQHADSLPEGKQDSEFEKKPELAIKLIDQTLNRGYQPGIVIVDAGYGNNTSFLLKLENRQLKYLGGLAKNRKVILNLEDNIQQTIRLDELAQCLPKEAFTETKLNLDKAKTLWVVTKEVEITGLSGKRNIAIVMNAATFTDATDIDYFITNFSSSIITPQWIVDTYSSRNWVEVFYREAKGWLGLKEYQVRDKRSLLRHFILVFCAYTFILWHKLTGGLRRRWANKPLNTFTEALEAFRTAMSYRFFDWLTLNRDVFAAYKASLGFIWA